A single Theropithecus gelada isolate Dixy chromosome 7b, Tgel_1.0, whole genome shotgun sequence DNA region contains:
- the SERPINA9 gene encoding serpin A9 isoform X3, which translates to MRSAGGRGEIKVRRELQPRKRVPGLANRARTGQEKRNPQRLVLETPSQNVFFSPMSVSTSLAMLSLGAHSITKTQILEGLGFNLTHTPESAIHRGFQHLVHSLTDPSKDLALKMGSALFVKKELQLQENFLGNVKRLYEAEVFSTDFSNPSIAQAKINCHVKKKTQGKVVDIIQGLDLLTAMVLVNHIFFKAKWDKPFYPAYTRKNFPFLVGKQVTVRVPMMHQKEQFAFGMDTELNCFVLQMDYKGDAMAFFVLPNKGKMRQLEQALSARTLRKWSHSLQKRWIEVFIPKFSISASYNLETILPKMGIQNVFDENADFSGITKRDSLQLSKATHKAVLDVSEEGTEAAAATATKFIVRSKDGPSYFTVSFNRTFLIMITNKATDSILFLGKVENPTKS; encoded by the exons ATGAGATCagctggagggagaggagagattAAAGTGAGGAGAGAGCTACAACCAAGAAAGCGAGTGCCAGGGCTCGCCAACCGTGCAAGGACAGGGCAGGAGAAGAGGAACCCGCAAAG GCTGGTTTTGGAGACCCCAAGTCAGAACGTCTTCTTCTCCCCCATGAGTGTCTCCACTTCCCTGGCCATGCTCTCCCTTGGGGCCCACTCAATCACCAAGACCCAGATTCTCGAGGGCCTGGGCTTcaacctcacacacacaccagagtCTGCCATCCACCGGGGCTTCCAGCACTTGGTTCATTCACTGACTGATCCAAGCAAAGacctggctttgaagatgggaAGTGCCCTCTTCGTCAAGAAGGAGCTGCAGCTGCAGGAAAATTTCTTGGGCAATGTCAAGAGGCTATATGAAGCAGAAGTCTTTTCCACAGATTTCTCCAACCCCTCCATTGCCCAGGCAAAGATCAACTGCCACGTGAAAAAGAAGACCCAAGGGAAGGTTGTAGACATAATCCAAGGCCTTGACCTTCTGACAGCCATGGTGCTggtgaaccacattttctttaaag CCAAGTGGGACAAGCCCTTTTACCCCGCATATACAAGAAAGAACTTCCCATTTCTGGTGGGCAAGCAGGTCACTGTGCGTGTCCCCATGATGCACCAGAAGGAGCAGTTTGCTTTTGGGATGGATACAGAGCTGAACTGCTTTGTGCTCCAGATGGACTACAAGGGAGATGCCATGGCCTTCTTTGTCCTCCCTAACAAGGGCAAGATGAGGCAACTGGAACAGGCCTTGTCAGCCAGAACACTGAGAAAGTGGAGCCACTCACTCCAGAAACG GTGGATAGAGGTGTTCATCCCCaaattttccatttctgcctCCTACAATCTGGAAACCATCCTCCCAAAGATGGGCATCCAAAATGTCTTTGACGAAAACGCTGATTTTTCTGGAATTACAAAGAGAGACTCCCTGCAGCTTTCTAAA GCAACCCACAAGGCTGTGCTGGATGTCAGTGAAGAGGGCACTGAGGCCGCAGCAGCTACTGCCACCAAGTTCATAGTCCGATCGAAGGATGGTCCCTCTTACTTCACTGTCTCCTTCAATAGGACCTTCTTGATAATGATTACAAATAAAGCCACAGACAGTATTCTCTTTCTAGGGAAAGTGGAAAATCCCACTAAATCCTAG
- the SERPINA9 gene encoding serpin A9 isoform X4, translating into MGSALFVKKELQLQENFLGNVKRLYEAEVFSTDFSNPSIAQAKINCHVKKKTQGKVVDIIQGLDLLTAMVLVNHIFFKAKWDKPFYPAYTRKNFPFLVGKQVTVRVPMMHQKEQFAFGMDTELNCFVLQMDYKGDAMAFFVLPNKGKMRQLEQALSARTLRKWSHSLQKRWIEVFIPKFSISASYNLETILPKMGIQNVFDENADFSGITKRDSLQLSKATHKAVLDVSEEGTEAAAATATKFIVRSKDGPSYFTVSFNRTFLIMITNKATDSILFLGKVENPTKS; encoded by the exons atgggaAGTGCCCTCTTCGTCAAGAAGGAGCTGCAGCTGCAGGAAAATTTCTTGGGCAATGTCAAGAGGCTATATGAAGCAGAAGTCTTTTCCACAGATTTCTCCAACCCCTCCATTGCCCAGGCAAAGATCAACTGCCACGTGAAAAAGAAGACCCAAGGGAAGGTTGTAGACATAATCCAAGGCCTTGACCTTCTGACAGCCATGGTGCTggtgaaccacattttctttaaag CCAAGTGGGACAAGCCCTTTTACCCCGCATATACAAGAAAGAACTTCCCATTTCTGGTGGGCAAGCAGGTCACTGTGCGTGTCCCCATGATGCACCAGAAGGAGCAGTTTGCTTTTGGGATGGATACAGAGCTGAACTGCTTTGTGCTCCAGATGGACTACAAGGGAGATGCCATGGCCTTCTTTGTCCTCCCTAACAAGGGCAAGATGAGGCAACTGGAACAGGCCTTGTCAGCCAGAACACTGAGAAAGTGGAGCCACTCACTCCAGAAACG GTGGATAGAGGTGTTCATCCCCaaattttccatttctgcctCCTACAATCTGGAAACCATCCTCCCAAAGATGGGCATCCAAAATGTCTTTGACGAAAACGCTGATTTTTCTGGAATTACAAAGAGAGACTCCCTGCAGCTTTCTAAA GCAACCCACAAGGCTGTGCTGGATGTCAGTGAAGAGGGCACTGAGGCCGCAGCAGCTACTGCCACCAAGTTCATAGTCCGATCGAAGGATGGTCCCTCTTACTTCACTGTCTCCTTCAATAGGACCTTCTTGATAATGATTACAAATAAAGCCACAGACAGTATTCTCTTTCTAGGGAAAGTGGAAAATCCCACTAAATCCTAG
- the SERPINA9 gene encoding serpin A9 isoform X2 translates to MASSLYGVLFAVGLCAPIYCVSPVNAPSGYPHPSSTKSTPASLVYSLNTDFAFRLYRRLVLETPSQNVFFSPMSVSTSLAMLSLGAHSITKTQILEGLGFNLTHTPESAIHRGFQHLVHSLTDPSKDLALKMGSALFVKKELQLQENFLGNVKRLYEAEVFSTDFSNPSIAQAKINCHVKKKTQGKVVDIIQGLDLLTAMVLVNHIFFKAKWDKPFYPAYTRKNFPFLVGKQVTVRVPMMHQKEQFAFGMDTELNCFVLQMDYKGDAMAFFVLPNKGKMRQLEQALSARTLRKWSHSLQKRWIEVFIPKFSISASYNLETILPKMGIQNVFDENADFSGITKRDSLQLSKATHKAVLDVSEEGTEAAAATATKFIVRSKDGPSYFTVSFNRTFLIMITNKATDSILFLGKVENPTKS, encoded by the exons ATGGCATCTTCCCTTTATGGAGTACTCTTTGCTGTTGGCCTCTGTGCTCCAATCTACTGTGTGTCCCCGGTCAATGCCCCCAGCGGATACCCCCACCCATCCTCCACAAAGAGCACCCCTGCCTCACTGGTGTATTCCCTCAACACCGACTTTGCCTTCCGCCTGTACCGCAGGCTGGTTTTGGAGACCCCAAGTCAGAACGTCTTCTTCTCCCCCATGAGTGTCTCCACTTCCCTGGCCATGCTCTCCCTTGGGGCCCACTCAATCACCAAGACCCAGATTCTCGAGGGCCTGGGCTTcaacctcacacacacaccagagtCTGCCATCCACCGGGGCTTCCAGCACTTGGTTCATTCACTGACTGATCCAAGCAAAGacctggctttgaagatgggaAGTGCCCTCTTCGTCAAGAAGGAGCTGCAGCTGCAGGAAAATTTCTTGGGCAATGTCAAGAGGCTATATGAAGCAGAAGTCTTTTCCACAGATTTCTCCAACCCCTCCATTGCCCAGGCAAAGATCAACTGCCACGTGAAAAAGAAGACCCAAGGGAAGGTTGTAGACATAATCCAAGGCCTTGACCTTCTGACAGCCATGGTGCTggtgaaccacattttctttaaag CCAAGTGGGACAAGCCCTTTTACCCCGCATATACAAGAAAGAACTTCCCATTTCTGGTGGGCAAGCAGGTCACTGTGCGTGTCCCCATGATGCACCAGAAGGAGCAGTTTGCTTTTGGGATGGATACAGAGCTGAACTGCTTTGTGCTCCAGATGGACTACAAGGGAGATGCCATGGCCTTCTTTGTCCTCCCTAACAAGGGCAAGATGAGGCAACTGGAACAGGCCTTGTCAGCCAGAACACTGAGAAAGTGGAGCCACTCACTCCAGAAACG GTGGATAGAGGTGTTCATCCCCaaattttccatttctgcctCCTACAATCTGGAAACCATCCTCCCAAAGATGGGCATCCAAAATGTCTTTGACGAAAACGCTGATTTTTCTGGAATTACAAAGAGAGACTCCCTGCAGCTTTCTAAA GCAACCCACAAGGCTGTGCTGGATGTCAGTGAAGAGGGCACTGAGGCCGCAGCAGCTACTGCCACCAAGTTCATAGTCCGATCGAAGGATGGTCCCTCTTACTTCACTGTCTCCTTCAATAGGACCTTCTTGATAATGATTACAAATAAAGCCACAGACAGTATTCTCTTTCTAGGGAAAGTGGAAAATCCCACTAAATCCTAG
- the SERPINA9 gene encoding serpin A9 isoform X1 — protein sequence MGPGNLHFNESPVKLDVFGSKMASSLYGVLFAVGLCAPIYCVSPVNAPSGYPHPSSTKSTPASLVYSLNTDFAFRLYRRLVLETPSQNVFFSPMSVSTSLAMLSLGAHSITKTQILEGLGFNLTHTPESAIHRGFQHLVHSLTDPSKDLALKMGSALFVKKELQLQENFLGNVKRLYEAEVFSTDFSNPSIAQAKINCHVKKKTQGKVVDIIQGLDLLTAMVLVNHIFFKAKWDKPFYPAYTRKNFPFLVGKQVTVRVPMMHQKEQFAFGMDTELNCFVLQMDYKGDAMAFFVLPNKGKMRQLEQALSARTLRKWSHSLQKRWIEVFIPKFSISASYNLETILPKMGIQNVFDENADFSGITKRDSLQLSKATHKAVLDVSEEGTEAAAATATKFIVRSKDGPSYFTVSFNRTFLIMITNKATDSILFLGKVENPTKS from the exons ACGTATTTGGTTCCAAAATGGCATCTTCCCTTTATGGAGTACTCTTTGCTGTTGGCCTCTGTGCTCCAATCTACTGTGTGTCCCCGGTCAATGCCCCCAGCGGATACCCCCACCCATCCTCCACAAAGAGCACCCCTGCCTCACTGGTGTATTCCCTCAACACCGACTTTGCCTTCCGCCTGTACCGCAGGCTGGTTTTGGAGACCCCAAGTCAGAACGTCTTCTTCTCCCCCATGAGTGTCTCCACTTCCCTGGCCATGCTCTCCCTTGGGGCCCACTCAATCACCAAGACCCAGATTCTCGAGGGCCTGGGCTTcaacctcacacacacaccagagtCTGCCATCCACCGGGGCTTCCAGCACTTGGTTCATTCACTGACTGATCCAAGCAAAGacctggctttgaagatgggaAGTGCCCTCTTCGTCAAGAAGGAGCTGCAGCTGCAGGAAAATTTCTTGGGCAATGTCAAGAGGCTATATGAAGCAGAAGTCTTTTCCACAGATTTCTCCAACCCCTCCATTGCCCAGGCAAAGATCAACTGCCACGTGAAAAAGAAGACCCAAGGGAAGGTTGTAGACATAATCCAAGGCCTTGACCTTCTGACAGCCATGGTGCTggtgaaccacattttctttaaag CCAAGTGGGACAAGCCCTTTTACCCCGCATATACAAGAAAGAACTTCCCATTTCTGGTGGGCAAGCAGGTCACTGTGCGTGTCCCCATGATGCACCAGAAGGAGCAGTTTGCTTTTGGGATGGATACAGAGCTGAACTGCTTTGTGCTCCAGATGGACTACAAGGGAGATGCCATGGCCTTCTTTGTCCTCCCTAACAAGGGCAAGATGAGGCAACTGGAACAGGCCTTGTCAGCCAGAACACTGAGAAAGTGGAGCCACTCACTCCAGAAACG GTGGATAGAGGTGTTCATCCCCaaattttccatttctgcctCCTACAATCTGGAAACCATCCTCCCAAAGATGGGCATCCAAAATGTCTTTGACGAAAACGCTGATTTTTCTGGAATTACAAAGAGAGACTCCCTGCAGCTTTCTAAA GCAACCCACAAGGCTGTGCTGGATGTCAGTGAAGAGGGCACTGAGGCCGCAGCAGCTACTGCCACCAAGTTCATAGTCCGATCGAAGGATGGTCCCTCTTACTTCACTGTCTCCTTCAATAGGACCTTCTTGATAATGATTACAAATAAAGCCACAGACAGTATTCTCTTTCTAGGGAAAGTGGAAAATCCCACTAAATCCTAG